In Phenylobacterium hankyongense, the sequence CCGGACGGCAGCCGGGTGAACGCCGCCATCGCCCCCATCGCCATCGACGGCGCCGCGGTCTCGATCCGGAAGTTCTCCAAGAAGCCGTTCACCCTGGAGAAGCTGGTCGAGTTCAACGCCATGCCGATGGCGGTCGCCGACTTCCTGCACGGGGCGGTCAAGGCGCGCGTCTCGACCGTCATCTCCGGCGGCACCGGCTCCGGCAAGACCACCCTCCTGAACGCGCTGTCGGCCGCCATCAGCCACGGCGAGCGCCTGATCACCATCGAGGACGCCGCCGAGCTGCAGATGCAGCAGCCGCACGTGGTGCGCATGGAGACCCGGCCGCCGAACATCGAGGGCAAGGGCGAGATCCGCCAGCGCGAGCTGGTCAAGAACGCCCTGCGGATGCGTCCCGACCGGGTGATCCTGGGCGAGGTCCGCTCCGAAGAGGCCTTCGACATGCTGCAGGCCATGAACACCGGCCACGAAGGCTCCATGGCCACCATCCACGCCAACAACCCGCGCGAGGCGGTCGGCCGCCTGGAGCAGATGGTCGCCATGGGCGGCCTGAACATCAGCCCCGACGCCATGCGCTCGCAGATCGCCTCGGCGATCGGCATGATCGTCCAGGTCATGCGGATGGCCGACGGCAAGCGGAAGGTCACCTACGTCACCGAGATCGTCGGCATGGAGGGCCAGGTGGTCCAGATGCAGGACATCTTCGTCTTCAACCGCACCCACACCGGCGCCGACGGCGCCGTGCACGGCGAGTTCCGCGCCACCGGCCTGCGGCCGCGCTGCCTGGACGAGATGCTGCGGCGCGGGATCGCCTACGACACCGCCAACTTCGACCCCTCCAAGGTGCTGGGTACGGCATGACCTTCGATCCGCATGTCGCCTTCCTGATCCTGGTCTTCGCCGCGGTGTTCACCGCCGGCCAGGCGATGTTCGGCCTGTTCACGGTGGCGCGCCAGAAACGCCAGGTGAACAAGCGGCTGAAGGTGGCCGACAAGGTCGGCGGCGTCGAAGCCCTGGTGATGGAGCTGCGCAAGCAGCGCGGCCTCAACGCCGCCGGCGAGAAGGGCGGGCGGCTGCGCTGGCTCTCCGACCTGATCGTCGCCTCGGGCCTGACCTACGAGCCGAAGAAGTGGGCCAGCATGGCCGCGCTCGCCGCGGCGGCCGGCGGGGTCGGAGCGGCGATGCTGCTGAAGAACCCGGTCATGGCCATCCCCGGCGCGCTGATCGTCGGCCTCGGCGGGCCGGTGATGTATCTGAAGATGGCCGCCGCCAAGCGGTCCAAGGCGCTGGGCGCGCAACTGCCGCAGGCGCTGGAGATCATCGTCCGCAGCCTCGAGGCCGGCCACCCGGTCCCCACCGCCATCGCCCTGGTCGGCCGCGAGATGGTCGATCCGATCGGCACGGAGTTCGGCATGGCCGCCGACGAGATCGCCTATGGCGCCACCCTGGAGCAGGCCGTCGAGCGGATCTCCGAGCGCTGCCAGCATCCCGACGTCGACCTGTTCGCGGCCACGGTGCGGCTGCAGGAGCGGACCGGCGGCAACCTCACCGGCCTCCTGAAGCTGAACGCCGCCACGGTGCGCGAGCGGCACAAGATGCGCCTGAAGATCAAGGCCGCCTCCTCGGAGGGCCGCGCCTCGGCGATGATCCTCACCTCTGCGCCGTTCATCGCGCTGGGCTTCATCACCCTCACCTCACCCCACTTCTACGGCGACGTCATCGGCGAGCCGGTGGTGAAGATCGGCCTGGGGATCATCGGGTTCTGGATGTTCCTCGGCAACCTGGTCATGCGGCGCATGATCGACATGCGGCTGTGATCCCATGACCTCCCTGCAGCTCGAGAACCTGATCACCATCCTCGGCGCCCTCATGGTGCTGGGCGCGGTCGGCGGCGGCGCCTGGATCACCGCCACCGAGTTGCGCCTGCGCGCCGTGCGCCGCAGCCGCCTCCAGGTGAGCTCCGGCCCGACGGCGGAGACGCGGCCGAGCGGCGGCGCCGTGGCCGGCCAGCTGGTGTCGGCGGTCCGCCGGCTGGGCCAGCAGAGCGCGGTGCGCGACCCGGCCAAGCTCTCGGTGCTGCGCAACCGGCTGATGCAGGCCGGCTTCTACAACCGCGAGGCGCCGGTCATCTACCTGGGGATCAAGGCCGCCGCCCTGGTGGTCGCCACCCTCGGCGTCGTCCTCACCCTGCCGCTGATCATCGGCGGCAAGGCGGGCCTGGGCGGGCTGGCCGCCGCGGTGGTGCTGTCGGGGGTCGCCATGCTGGGCCCCGAGCAGGTCCTGAAGACCCGGCGGGTCAGCCGTGAGCGGGAGTATTCCGACGGCTTCCCCGACATGCTCGACCTGCTGGTCGCCTCGGTGGAGGCCGGCCTCAGCCTCGACGCCTCGGTCACCCGCGTCACCGACGAGCTCGCCCGGCGCTATCCGAACCTCACCGTCCACCTGCGGATCCTGGTCTTGGAGCTGCGCGCCGGCCGCGCCCGCAAGGACGCCTGGACCGGCTTCGCCGATCGCCTCGGCATCGACGACGCCCGCGCGCTCGCCACCATGCTGCGCCAGGCGGAGGAGATGGGCACCAGCCTCGGCGAGACCCTCTCGGTCTTCTCCCGCGACATGCGCTCGACGCGGATGCTGCGGGCCGAGGAGAAGGCGCTGGCGCTCTCCGCCAAGCTCACCGTGCCGCTGATCATGTTCATCTTCCCGTGCCTGCTCGGCGCGCTGATGCTGCCGGCGGTCGCCCGGCTGATGCACGTCTTCGGCAAGCACTGAGCGCGCGGGCTACAGCCCGTACGGCCGGTACGGCCCGGCGATCAGCTGTTCGAACACCCCGATACCGCGGCGTTCGGGCTCGCCGGGCGCGGTCATCACCGCGCGGCTGATCGCCTGGATGTGCAGGTTCTCCGGCGCGCCCATGTCGGTCTTGCCGAGGTCGATGTCCTCGCGGGCCACGGCCAGCTCGCCCTTCAGCGCCCCGTGCCGCCACTCGCCGCTGTAGCCGATGCCGCGCATCAGGAAGGTCGCGACGGGCTCCAGCCGGATCTCCGCCTCGCCGGCCTCCAGCGGGATGCGCAGCGTGCCGCCTTCGGCGTGGCGCGTGCCCTGGCGCAGCACGACGTCCCCCATCCGCGGCGCGTCCGAATGCCAGCCGCCGTCCGGTCCGGCGCCGTCCGGCAGGATCACCGCGCGGGTGTTCCAGGGCTTGCCGTCCGGGTCGGCGTTGACGTGGAAGAAGACCGACCGGTCCTCGAAGTTCAGCGGCGCCCACTGCCAGAAGAAGCCGCTCAGCCCCGCCCCGGGGGTCGGCTGCGGGTCCGGCGCGCCCACCGGGCGGATGCCCCAGGAGCGGTCGCGCGAGCCGGTCCAGCCCGGCCCCAATTGTCGCCGGTCGCCGTCGGCCTCGATCCAGCCGGAGACCCGGACGTTCTGGGTCAGGCGGGTGTAGTCCATGAACAGGCGCGGCCCGATCCGCTTGGTGAACCGCGGCTCCTCGATCGGGAAGGCGCGGCCCTCGAAGGTCAGCTCGCAGGCCAGGCCCTCGGCGCGCTCCACCGTCACCCTCAGCGTCTGCAGCGGCTCCAGCACCTCGATGCGGATCGGCCCGACCACCAGGTCCATCCGCTCCATGTTGAGGACGCGCGAGGCGTGCAGGCAGCGCTGGACCCCGTCGCGGATCACCGACAGGTGGGCGTCGGCGACGTTGAGGTGCGGGTAGACCCCGAAGGCGATGGCGAAGAATTCGCCGCCGTCCGGCGAGTAGCCGTTGAAGAAATAGCGGTCGTAGAAATTCCGGTCGGACCCGGAATAGGCGATCGGCTCCGGCGTCTGGTGGATGGGGAAGTCGTCGCCCTTGCTCAGCATCGCCGATTTCTCCCGCGGTTGACGTTGCGGCCGGCTTGCGGACGCGCCGGCAGGAGTATCAAGTGATGGGAGACAAGAAGACAAGGGAGGCGTGCTCTCCGGCCGCCGGGCGAAACCTGCAAAGCTCGGGAGCTTGGCGAGGCGTATAGGCGCATGAGCGTCATGACCGCTGCGGACCACCGCATACCCCGCGACGTCGCCAACCTGCTCGGCACGCCGGGCGCCTACGCCGACGGCCGCATCCACGAGACCTACCGCTGGCTGCGCGCCAACGAGCCGTTCGGCGTCGCGGACATCGACGGCGTGGATCCCTTCTGGGTCGCCACCCGGCACGCCGACATCCTGGAGATCAGCCGCCAGAACGCCCTGTTCCACAACGGCGACCGCAACCCGGTGATCACCTCCCAGGCCGCCGACCGCAAGGTGCGCGAGATGATGGGCGGCAGCCCGCACCTGCTGCGCACCCTGATCCACATGGACGAGCCGGATCACCTGAAGTACCGCGCCCTGACCCAGGCCTGGTTCATGCCGCAGAACCTGCGCTCGATGGAGGAGCGGATCCGGGTGATCGCCCGCGCCGCGGTCGACCGGATGGCGGCCAGCGGCGGGCGGTGCGACTTCGTCAAGGATGTCGCCCTGCAGTACCCGCTGCACGTGATCATGCGCATCCTCGGCGCGCCGGAGGCCGACGAGCCGCGGATGCTGAAGCTGACGCAGGAGATCTTCGGGGCCGCCGATCCGGAGCTCAGCCGCGACGGCGGCGCCGCCAAGCCGATCGAGGAGCAGGCGGTCGACTTCGGCATGATCACCGATTTCTTCGACTACTTCCGCAAGTTCTCCGCCGGCAAGCGCGAGAATCCCACCGACGACCTGGGCACGGTGATCGCCACCAGCCTGATCGACGGCCAGCCGATCTCCGACCTGGAGGCGATGAGCTACTACATCATCGTCGCCACCGCCGGCCACGACACCACCTCCTCGTCCACCGGCGGGGCGCTGTGGGCGCTGGCCGAGAACCCCGGCGAGTTGGCGAAGGTCAAGGCCGACCCGTCGCTGATCCCCGGCCTGGTGGACGAGTCCATCCGCTGGACCACGCCGGTGAAGACCTTCATGCGCACCGCCACCGAGGACGTGACCTTCGCCGACCGCGACGTGAAGAAGGGCGACTGGATCATGCTCTGCTACGCCTCGGCCAACCGCGACGAGGCGGTGTTCGACGACCCCTACAGCTTCCGGGTCGACCGCAAGCCCAACAAGCACCTGGCGTTCGGCTACGGCGCGCACCTGTGCCTGGGTCAGCACCTGGCGAAGATGGAGATGCGGATCCTCTGGGAGGAGCTGCTGCCGCGCCTGGACGAACTGGAGCTCGACGGCGTCCCGGCGCTCAGCGAGGCGGTGTTCGTCAACGGCCCCAAACGCCTGCCCATCCGTTTCAAGATGCACTGAGGCGGCGGGGGTGGCCCATCCGCTCGAGCCGCGTGTCGCGGCCTATCTCGCCGTCCGGATGCCGCAGGTCCACGACCTCGTCGTCGACGGCCTGGAGCGGATCTCCGGCGGCGCCAGCCGCGAGACCTACCGCTTCCGCGCCCGCTGGACCGAGCCGGACGGGACGACGCGCGAGCGGCGGCTGATCCTGCGGCGCGATCCGCCGGCCAGCCTGATCGACACCGAGCGGCGCATCGAGTTCGGCGCCTACCGCGCCTTCCACGGCTCGGCCGTGCCGGTGCCGGAGATGCTCTGGCTGGAGGAGGCCGACGGGGCCCTCGACCATCCCTTCTTCATCGCCGAGGAGCTCTGCGGCTTCCAGGCCTCGCCCCAGGCGCTGTTCTCCGGCCCCTATGACGCCGTGCTGCCGGCCGTGGCGGCGCGCAAGTGGGCGATCCTGGGCGAGATCGCCCGCGCCGATCCCGCCGCGCTCGGCCTCACGTCGATCATGGAGACGCCGGCGCTGGACGCCTGCTGGCGGCGCGAGCTCGACCACTGGGTAGCCGTGCTCGACAAGGACGAGGCCGAGCCGCTGCCGATCGCGCGCGCCGCCATCCGCTGGCTGCGGCGCAACCCGCCGCCGCCGGCCCAGAAGCTGGCGGTGGTGCACGGCGACTACCGGACCGGCAACTTCCTCTACGACGAAGCGGGCGAGATCCACGGCGTCCTGGACTGGGAGATGGCCCACCTGGGCGATCCGCTGGAGGACCTCGCCTGGGGCTTCAACCCCATCTGGAGCTTCGGCCGCGGCGAGTTGGCCGGCGGCCTGGCGCCCCAGGCCGAGGCCATCGCGATCTGGCAAGAGGCCAGCGGCCTCACGGCCGATCCGGCGGCCCTGCACTGGTGGACGCTGTTCAACTGCGTCAAGGGCCAGGCGATCTGGGTCGGCTCGGCGCGGGCCTTCATCGACGGCGGCAACCGCGAGCCGATCATGGTCTATCCGGCCTGGTGGCTGATGAACGCCCAGGACCGCGCCATCCTCAAGGTGATGGGGAAGCTATGACGCCCACCGTTCCCGCCGTGCTGGCCGAGCTCGCCAGCCTGGTCATGCGCAGCGCCGCGCCCGACGTCGCCGAGGCCGAACGGGCCAGCAACCTCGCCCTCGCCGCCATGCTGCTGAACGTCGCCGCCGAGGTCTGGGACGGCGCCGCCGAGAACCTGGTGCAGGAGAACCGGGCGCTCCGGACGCTGCTCGGGGTCGGCGGCCGCGACGACGACCTGCGCGTCTCCGCCCTGAAGGCCGCCAACGACGGCTTGCGCGCCGCCCTGATCGCCGCCCACGCGGCGGCGGAAGCGGCAGGCGACACCGACCGCCAGGCCGCCATCTGGTCCGAGCTGCGCGTCTCCACCGAACGCCGGAAGCTGTCGATCTCGTTGGTCTAGACTCGGCAACACATCATTCGATGAACAACGATCTTTGATCGTTGTGAGCCCTTTTGCGGAAGCGTAGCCTCTCCTCAAAACATTGGAGGAGACCATGCGCAGACCTTCACCCATTGCCGCCGTCCTGGGCGTGACGGCGTCGCTGCTGACGGCGAGTTCCGCCTTTGCCCAATACGGCATGGACAAGAAGGGGCCGAAGAACGCCGCCACGCCGGAACTGCCGCAATGCGCCCAACCGATCGGCCGCGCGGCCATCCAGGAGCCGGAACGCCGCTGGTGGACCGAGCTCGGCCTGTCCAATCCGGAGTCGCTGATCAAGCTGTTCGCGGCCCGCTCCAACTGCCTGCGGATCGTCGACCGCAACGGCGGCCTGGCGATGCGTAACCAGGAAGCGGCGCTCGGCGCCTCCGGCGACCTGCGCCGGGGCGCGAACGTCGGCCGCGGCCAGGTCGCGGGCGCCGACTTCTTCATCGTGCCGGACATCGGCAACTCGAACTCCAACTCGGGCGGCAACAACATCGGCGCCCTGGCCGGCTCGTTCCTGCCCGGCGGCTTCGGCGCGCTGGCCGGCGGCCTGCGCACCAAGAAGGCCGAAGCCCAGGCGCTGATCACGCTGGTGGACGCCCGCAGCACCGAACAGCTCTATGTGGCCGAGGGCGTGGCGCAGAAGACCGACATCTCCTTCGGCGGCGGCGCGGGCGGCGGCGGCTGGGGCGGCTTCGCGGCGGCGGCCGGCGGCGGCTACGGCAACACCGAGATCGGCAAGGTGATCACCGCGGCCTACTTCAACGCCTTCGTCGACCTGATCGGCTACCTGCAGCGCTCCGCGCCCACCGGCGCGCAGGCCTCGCAGGCCGCCGGCATCCAGGCCTATTCGGTGAAACAGGCGGTGGTCGCGCGTCGCGCGCCGTCGCCGCAGGCGCCGCAGGTCCGCGGCTTCCAGCCCGGCGACCTGGTCTATCCGACCGGCCAGAAGAACGGCATCTGGTGGGAGGTCGACGACGAGAACGGCAACCGCGGCTGGGTGTCGTCGGCGATGATCTCGCCGCGCTGAGCCTCAGCCGCCTGGCGTCAGCCTGGGACCAGGCGATCAAGCGTCAGCGGGTCGGCGGCGCCTTCGTAATACTTGGCCAGCGCCGCGCGGAACGGCGCGGGGTCCTCGGCCACCTGCGCGAACAGGGTCATGGACGAGCAGAACTTGAGGTCGTCCGGAAACCC encodes:
- a CDS encoding CpaF family protein, translating into MGRFSLARGAAPKPEPAPADVAPEPKAAAPAPKPEPKPAAVAAAKPDHLDMRLRLHSRLIDELDLSKLDKLGEAELKREVMRLVADFARGERMALNSAELEALGASIYDEMVGLGPIEPLLKDDSINDILINGPFQVYVERRGELELTPIHFRDNDHLLRIVNRIVAGVGRRIDESQPMVDARLPDGSRVNAAIAPIAIDGAAVSIRKFSKKPFTLEKLVEFNAMPMAVADFLHGAVKARVSTVISGGTGSGKTTLLNALSAAISHGERLITIEDAAELQMQQPHVVRMETRPPNIEGKGEIRQRELVKNALRMRPDRVILGEVRSEEAFDMLQAMNTGHEGSMATIHANNPREAVGRLEQMVAMGGLNISPDAMRSQIASAIGMIVQVMRMADGKRKVTYVTEIVGMEGQVVQMQDIFVFNRTHTGADGAVHGEFRATGLRPRCLDEMLRRGIAYDTANFDPSKVLGTA
- a CDS encoding type II secretion system F family protein, which encodes MTFDPHVAFLILVFAAVFTAGQAMFGLFTVARQKRQVNKRLKVADKVGGVEALVMELRKQRGLNAAGEKGGRLRWLSDLIVASGLTYEPKKWASMAALAAAAGGVGAAMLLKNPVMAIPGALIVGLGGPVMYLKMAAAKRSKALGAQLPQALEIIVRSLEAGHPVPTAIALVGREMVDPIGTEFGMAADEIAYGATLEQAVERISERCQHPDVDLFAATVRLQERTGGNLTGLLKLNAATVRERHKMRLKIKAASSEGRASAMILTSAPFIALGFITLTSPHFYGDVIGEPVVKIGLGIIGFWMFLGNLVMRRMIDMRL
- a CDS encoding type II secretion system F family protein; translation: MTSLQLENLITILGALMVLGAVGGGAWITATELRLRAVRRSRLQVSSGPTAETRPSGGAVAGQLVSAVRRLGQQSAVRDPAKLSVLRNRLMQAGFYNREAPVIYLGIKAAALVVATLGVVLTLPLIIGGKAGLGGLAAAVVLSGVAMLGPEQVLKTRRVSREREYSDGFPDMLDLLVASVEAGLSLDASVTRVTDELARRYPNLTVHLRILVLELRAGRARKDAWTGFADRLGIDDARALATMLRQAEEMGTSLGETLSVFSRDMRSTRMLRAEEKALALSAKLTVPLIMFIFPCLLGALMLPAVARLMHVFGKH
- a CDS encoding cytochrome P450 → MSVMTAADHRIPRDVANLLGTPGAYADGRIHETYRWLRANEPFGVADIDGVDPFWVATRHADILEISRQNALFHNGDRNPVITSQAADRKVREMMGGSPHLLRTLIHMDEPDHLKYRALTQAWFMPQNLRSMEERIRVIARAAVDRMAASGGRCDFVKDVALQYPLHVIMRILGAPEADEPRMLKLTQEIFGAADPELSRDGGAAKPIEEQAVDFGMITDFFDYFRKFSAGKRENPTDDLGTVIATSLIDGQPISDLEAMSYYIIVATAGHDTTSSSTGGALWALAENPGELAKVKADPSLIPGLVDESIRWTTPVKTFMRTATEDVTFADRDVKKGDWIMLCYASANRDEAVFDDPYSFRVDRKPNKHLAFGYGAHLCLGQHLAKMEMRILWEELLPRLDELELDGVPALSEAVFVNGPKRLPIRFKMH
- a CDS encoding phosphotransferase family protein, yielding MAHPLEPRVAAYLAVRMPQVHDLVVDGLERISGGASRETYRFRARWTEPDGTTRERRLILRRDPPASLIDTERRIEFGAYRAFHGSAVPVPEMLWLEEADGALDHPFFIAEELCGFQASPQALFSGPYDAVLPAVAARKWAILGEIARADPAALGLTSIMETPALDACWRRELDHWVAVLDKDEAEPLPIARAAIRWLRRNPPPPAQKLAVVHGDYRTGNFLYDEAGEIHGVLDWEMAHLGDPLEDLAWGFNPIWSFGRGELAGGLAPQAEAIAIWQEASGLTADPAALHWWTLFNCVKGQAIWVGSARAFIDGGNREPIMVYPAWWLMNAQDRAILKVMGKL
- a CDS encoding SH3 domain-containing protein; the protein is MRRPSPIAAVLGVTASLLTASSAFAQYGMDKKGPKNAATPELPQCAQPIGRAAIQEPERRWWTELGLSNPESLIKLFAARSNCLRIVDRNGGLAMRNQEAALGASGDLRRGANVGRGQVAGADFFIVPDIGNSNSNSGGNNIGALAGSFLPGGFGALAGGLRTKKAEAQALITLVDARSTEQLYVAEGVAQKTDISFGGGAGGGGWGGFAAAAGGGYGNTEIGKVITAAYFNAFVDLIGYLQRSAPTGAQASQAAGIQAYSVKQAVVARRAPSPQAPQVRGFQPGDLVYPTGQKNGIWWEVDDENGNRGWVSSAMISPR